The Burkholderiales bacterium JOSHI_001 genomic sequence TGCTGGAAGAAGGCTCGGTCACGCGCGCGGCGCAGCGCCTGGGTGTGACCCAGTCGGCAGTGAGCCACCTGCTGGACAAGCTGCGCGCCATCGTCGGCGACCCGCTCTTCGTCAAGTCGGGCCGCGGCATCGTGGCCACCGCGAGGGCCCAGGAACTGGCGCCGCGCGCCCGCGCCCTGCTGGACCAACTGCGCGGCTTCACGCGCGATGGCGAGCGCTTCGACCCCGCCGCGGTGCAGGCCACGCTCACCGTGGCGGCCAATGACCTGCAGCGCGACCTGCTGCTGCCGCGCTTCCTGGCCCGGGTGCGCGCCCAGGCGCCGGGCTTGCGGCTGCGGGTGATCAACTCCGGTGTGCCCAGCGCCGAGATGCTGCGCCAGGAACATTGCCAACTGGTCATCAGCCCGCGCCCGCCCGAGGCCAGCGACGTGTTGCAGAAGCGCCTGTTCGAAGACAGCTACCGCGTGTTCTACGACGCGGCCGTGCGCTCAGCCCCACGCAGCCCCGCCGATTACCTGGCCGCCGAGCACGTGACCGTGGTGCACGAGCCTCGCCGCGCCCTGGACATCGACCAGCACTTCGCCCACCAAGGCGTGCAACGCCGCATCGTCACCGAAGTGCCAGGCTTCGCCGGCGTGGCCGCCTTTCTGCGCGGCAGCGCGGCCCTGGCCACCCTGCCCGGCCTGCTGCGCGCCCACCTGCTGCGGGGGCTGGCC encodes the following:
- a CDS encoding transcriptional regulator (PFAM: Bacterial regulatory helix-turn-helix protein, lysR family; LysR substrate binding domain); the encoded protein is MPDMSRFDALDLDGRLLELLLAVLEEGSVTRAAQRLGVTQSAVSHLLDKLRAIVGDPLFVKSGRGIVATARAQELAPRARALLDQLRGFTRDGERFDPAAVQATLTVAANDLQRDLLLPRFLARVRAQAPGLRLRVINSGVPSAEMLRQEHCQLVISPRPPEASDVLQKRLFEDSYRVFYDAAVRSAPRSPADYLAAEHVTVVHEPRRALDIDQHFAHQGVQRRIVTEVPGFAGVAAFLRGSAALATLPGLLRAHLLRGLASTEVPLPCPRMPMYMVWHLRHQQHPLHQWLRAELEATLPLALQAVDEAG